The window attaatttaagttattaaatcatattaaattgttaaatatatttactaaacCCTCCAAGTagcttttatcattttaaatagaaatatttaattaaaagggatAACGTAATCCTTGAAacatgaatctaacaattctcatgttttttttaattaacatataaatactaattattaaataaaaaccaaaaaaaaaaaaatgtatttttatttttatgaaactaAAATTGATCCTTGTAATGTACCCATGGTATTATAATTCCCCCCatatttccattcctatttgCATTGGAATGCCCACCTATCAAATTCTAAATCTGATCAGACCATAAGAGGGTTATGGGTGAGTACACATCCAAGAAAGCACCACCGCAGctttaaaaaggaaatataaagtAACTTACGTTGAACAGTCATGCAGTCTCATGCTGCGGTCATAACTTCTGGCATGAAGTAGTTCGTTCCGGTGAATGGATCTGTATATTTGTGCCATTCTCAGAGCATCAAAATGCTAATGGAATTTTCCAACTGAAAGATCCTGATAATTATGTAAAATCATAAAACTCACTAGTACTTGGGGGTAGACTTCCCATTTTCCAACTGAAAAGATTAATGTGTGCGGCCCCCCCCAAGATCAACTAGTAATTGGTGAATTGTAGAGTTCAAAATGTAGATTAATGATTCAGttcacagagagagagagagcagatCAACTAGTAATTGGTGAATTGTACAGTTTAAAATGTAGATTAATGATTCAGttcacagagagagagagagagaggtgcgTCTGGGCAGGCAGCCTCATAAGACTCTCAACTACTGATGTATACACACCACCTGATCATAATCCATTCTGAATCTTCCACTTATGCACAGGAGTATTCTATGACAGAGGCGCAGCTTGGTGCCATGGATTTTGAGGAGGTGGTGAGTGCGGCTCCCTGCAGAAAGCTTGCTTAAATCTGAAATTTGCCATGAGGGCAATATGATCAGATGACCATAAAGCTGATGGAAGAGCATCACCTACAGTTTCGGAGTTGAGAAGCTCCAAAAGACCTTCAACCTCCAAATCATTCTCTGCTTAGAGACATCAGATACAGTTTAGAAGGAAAAGAATGCAGTGTGGAATCATATCATGCAGAAACAAAAATTTGGACACAGAAAATTTAAGCAAGCGTTAACAAAATAAAACCAGCAAATAAAGGAGCAACAGGGAGTGCATACTGAAATTATGCGATCCTGGCATTGCTATGGGAATGGAAACAACTTGAAAAAGGGCTGCAATTAGACTATGAAAAAGCAATGTCTAATGAAAGCCAGGTCAAGATTTATCAAAACAGTTTCCACATTAAAGTCTGCTATTCACTTTTCCAAGGGTAAGAGATCAAGATTTTCTCCCTAGAGTTACCCTTTAAAGTTAGCTTATTCACTCTGTACTGAATCAAATCAGGGGTATTATCCCAACAAGGCATACTAataaattctttctttctttcttttggtaGAGGTAGACAATAGTTACTTGCAAACTAAAATACAGCTATAACAAAGGCCTACCTAAAACATCATGATCCCTACTCGATTACATTCAGAAGCTATTTTGGGAAATGTCTTCTCCAATGAGTGTGCTTTAATCCGTCCGCCTTTCTAGCTGccctaaaataatatttggcCAACCATTAAATCACCTTCTATATAAATCCAGAGAGGTGTCAGGTTTCCTGAGTGGAGATAAACAAACCATTTATGAGATCAGGTGTTTCTATAAGCAAAACAGAACAAATATTTCCCAACCACTTTTGAGTTTAATCCACAATTTGATGGAACCATGAAGGGTGGATTTTGAGTTGGATGTGGCAACAACATTCAGAACAGTTCTATAATTACTTTGCAAGGAGAGACAAtctctaaaattaatttttccatttttccctGTTTGTAAAGTCTTGAAACAAACTTTTGAAACTACTACAAaaaatgccaaacaagatcaatgCCCCTATAACTCATAAGATTTAATGTAATTGACAGCCAACCATACAAGACATAGGGAAAAAGCCTGCTGGATTAGTGAGGACTTTATAATCTATTCAAAATTAGATGACACCCATGATTTGATTCATTTAGCAACTAAAGTAAATTTAAGAACAAGTGGCTTTTGTGCTATAGTACAGATAAGTAGAAGATGGAATAAAAATGCATGACCGATTTATTAAGCAGATGCAGCTTATGTGTCCTTCCGCCAACATCCTACAGTACAATATCATTTACTTACCAGATAGACACTATACAGTTTGTGTGAGGCAATGCAAACTTAGCAGCAAAATCATACATTGAATGTATTCCGATAGGTGAAAAACTTAATCCACGGCAACAGCTCAGATAAATATCTGGAATACCTGTGTGAAAAATATAATCCAAAGTTGATGAGTTTCCTCCAGAAAGATTGGTGAATACAGGCTCTTTTGTCTCCTggttcatcttcttcttttcatCTTCCTTCACTCTCCCCGAACAAAGTAAAGATGAATAGGCACTTACCTGGAGAAGAAACCCTCAAATATCAGAGAttaaataacaacaacaataataataatgataatgggATGCTTCTGGCTATAGTATGACAATTCAAACACATGAATGTAGTAATGAAAATGGTCTAGACCAAGCTACCATCACAATGAACCCAACCAAAACCACCCCAAACCCCATTCTCTTAGCTCACAAACAAAATAGGAAGGGagagaaaaatgtaaaaaagcTGAACTACTAAACTTTGTATTCTTCTGAAAGGATGAAAGCTGAACAACCTAAACTGCATTCATCCACACTCAGGATCTAGGCAGCAATCCTTCTAGACACATTCccaataagtaaaataaaagtaaatttctAAATTGCCTAAAACTTCCATATTTTGAAGATATGAAATTTAAAGTTGTGATCCCCAGTGAGAAAAGCAATACCCTTACCAGAGGAATCGAGTGTTGAAGCTTGAGAAGATTATATATACCCAATGGATCAGCTGTCTCCTTGCTACTGACAGGACAAATTCTACCAGTGACTAGAAACTTATGAGGATCACTGCTATGATGAACCATACAAACAGAATTTCATAAATACAAGTATAAGCACATGTAGAAATAATCCAGGAATATGTTAAATAATAGTtactattttctcatatttctcTAAAACTCAGAAGTTATCTCCaacaaaaatgacataaaaaattaaaaaacatatccTATGCATGACATTGATACTAAAAGAAATGTCAGGAAAAAGGAAATATGGCACAAAGACATGATTATCAGGCTCACAATTTAGAAACAAAGGACAGAAAAACAAGTAGGAAGAGGAGTCATATAATGTGCATGAAATAGATCTATCATTCTGAGCAACAGAATTGTACTGAGCAATGGATACATAGCAAGGGCAGACATTCTTCTAATTCATTTCACTACCTGGTAATATTCATTACATCAGAAGACTAACCTTCCAGGAAGAGAGTTCATGTCCCCACAAATTAAAAGAGGAATTTGTGATTGAGCAATTTTCTCTAGTCCTTTAACAAGACTTGCAACCTTAGTTTACAAGAAGAGGAATTGTCAAATCCACTTGGTTTTCTTATAGAAATAAATGGAAGAGATATGGATAATAGAACGCACCTGGCATAGTTTTACATCTGGAAGGTTTGGGTTGGCATATATATGAGTGTTTGCCTGAGGGTCAAAAGCATGACTGAGTCAATGATCCCAGAAGCTCGCTTAGCCAAGTAAAGTTGTAGAAGTTCAAATGTGTATAGTACCACACAAATTCTAGGCTGAAAAGCACCAAGAGAGCTGCCATTTTCCACTCTTTCTAATATTATAACAAGTGCAATATTACCCTGTATAAGTAAATAGATTAAAATACTAGTAGAACAAAATGTTTACAAGAGAACTtcaaaaagccaaaatataaaaatgtaataaCAATTACCTTCATCAAACGAATTTGGCCCTGAGTCCTTTGGTCTGGTTCCAATCCTTCAACCACTGACAATGCTGTTTTATCAAACTCAAgctacaaaaattatatttgcataATTAAACCCCATTCACAAAAGAGACGATACATCAAACCAAATAGAGTTTTTTAcctcatattttattatttctttgaatCGGTCGTGTCGGAAAAATGTAGCACACCCATCACTTATAAATTGATTAGCTGTGTACACCTACAAGAAATCTgataatatcatttttctaattatgAACAGATAGAAATATGCACCACTATCAAACTTCTTTATGAATGTTTACCTAGTTggtaaatgagaaaaaacacaCACATGGATCTGATGTTATGAGTCCTGAAAAAACACATACAGGGGCACTTTGGGATTTGATGTGAAGAATCTCTTAGCAAGAGAGGTGGGCTACTACACAGGATAGCATAAGCTTTTCTTTTTAACCCTTGATCCTAAGTCATTGAACAAGGCTTGAGTACACCATGGTACCAACTGTGTTTGAAATTAGGCACAAGCTCACCCAATTGACAAACAAAACTAAGATGGAGAAAAGAGAGAGCATATGCATAGGAAGGGGCAAATACCAAGGGTGAGAAATGTTAGTTCAAGAGGTCTAAGAATTTAATCTTAAGCAACTTAACTAAcccaaaatcaaacaaacaagaaacaaaacagGAATATGGTACTTATCGGATTAAAGTGGCTGAGGTGTGACAAGGCATTATCCTTAAAGTAGATTCGCCCTCAAAGATGAACCTTGGTGTAGAAGGGAACCGACATCCTACCTCCATGATACAACATTTAGGAACCTCGCCTAAGGTGCACTTCGTAGGCGATGGATAGTACAACTAGAACTTATGAGTCGGAAGTTCCCCCAAAAAATGTGAAGGATGAAAGGACTGCAAAAGGAAAGTTGCAGCAGAAGTATGGTCCTCGGATGGTTGTAGGATGCAGCAGGCTCAGATGGATGCAGACTGCACTAGGCTCAGATGGCCATTAGGCTACAACACTGTAAAAGATGATTGCAGCAGGATGGCAGATGCAGCAGCGGACGGTGGTTGCAACAACAAGAAGGATGGAAATATGCCTTGGGTGCTGCAACAAGGATGGAGGTTGTAGCAACAAGAAGGAGGATGGCTCGGGTGCTGTTTTTAGTAAGTATTGGAAGCAGAGAACAAAGGCAAAGAGAGAGCAGAAGAGTCATCCAGAGAGAAAGTAAGAGTCATGTGAATGAATGACTTTGGGGAAGCGGGGGCTTTTATAGGTAGAGTCTAATAGGACTCCGAACAaccacaacaaaataaaattaaaaaatgattgattaattgaatcaTTTTCATTCAACCTCCCTTGACCCGATCTCTCCTCTAATTGGGAAGACTTGGCACTAAGAATGACcaagttaaaaattaaatgaaaaaagaattttaattttgaaattgtaaAAGGCTACTGGACTAGCACAAGAACACAATTTGGGGGTGGTGGCGGATTCCCCCTATGTGCGATGCAAGCATACACAATGCCCATTAAGGCTTTTTGGACCGAGCCATCCAAAATCCCACTGGAATGGGCTTCATTTACCGAGACTCCCACTTACCTCTCCACAAAAGGTTTTCATCCCTTTCCAATGTGGGATTGACACCTTTTGTTTTCTCCTCTTAAACACAACTCACACACTTTTCCAACAAGAAAAAGCCCTCACAAATAGAAGTTTCTTACTTGAGGCACCTCATGTCCAAAACATCTAAAAACCCCACCCTTGAAAATAAGGCTTTAAAAGACAGAGACATATACCAAAACAGTAAACTTCTCGTAGAGCTACGaaggaaaccaaaaataaataaattatttagacTAGAAACCATGAATATATTACCATTTCATATGGTGCAATGAATTAGTTTTTGCAGTAATCTAAACCTCTATTTGAAGATACATATTGATCTACTTAATAGCGTGTGCTTGTGCACATAACTATCATAGGTTTTGAATCACCATATTGATACACTTATTAGCATGTGCTAGTGCACATAACTATCATAGGTTTTGAATCACCAACTTTCTAGTTGGTACAAACACTTGAAATCATGTCCCCACTTGCTCAACCATCAGATATATGCACAATGCTTGGAACCCACACAAAAATTACCTGCATGGCTTTTTTCTTGTAAGTAACTGAGTAGCCACGTTTTGTTAGCTTGGGTTTAAAGTAATTCTCAAAATGATCACTTTGTACCTGCTCACCCAAAAATGAAGACAAAATAAGCTAAGAATGTAGGATGCCACAGGGCATCACCAGACCAGATTATTCAAATTACATGCGACAGAAGTCATGCAGATAAAGTAGGGTGAGGAAAATTTTCACCTCCTGGAGACAGATGATATCTGCATCATATCCAGTAATCTCAAGGAGCAAATTTTTCCGACGATACTCCCATGCAAGAGCCCATCCAGGACATTTTACGTGTGCATTCCTACTAGCATAAATGTCGGAAAGGATGTTATAGGATAGCACACTAAAAGTATCAGCATTAGAAGATTGAGACTCAAAAACGATGTTCCTAGGTTCCTTCAGGTGTTGAATTTGGATCATATGACGAGGGCAAGGGTGGGGAGGAATGATTACCGGATCAGTCATGATGCTCTTTATTTCAGACAAGGGAAATCCAAGCGAACAATCTATTGCTAAAGATTCAAACATCAAACAGAAGCCAAAATCATCCATTGAGGGCACATAAGTTTCTGATGAGCCCACCTTAATCCATGTTTTCCCTTCTCGTTCCACCAGTGTTTCACTCTCAACAAATATTGAGCCAATTCCAAAGCCAGTCCAAGAGCCACTACTTCTCAGCCTTCCCATCAAACTGTAACAATCATTTGAAGCCTTACTGACACTTTCAGCAGCAAGACAATGACGTGCCTTGTGTTGCGGCCATAAATCTAAGAAGCACTGCTTAGAGCAATAGTAACTTTCTCTGACAGGCATATCTAATGCCACACAAGACATACACTGGATGGTAGCAAGCTGAAGATGGTGCACAGAACAAGTAATCTTTTCCCGGTACCTGTTTATGTCAGATTTACATGATTATGTCCTGCCAACTCAATACAAGATCAACTATATAACAAGGAATAGTGAGCATGAATGGGTAATTACTCGTTAGTATGTTACACAAGATATACACTGGATAGCAGCTATCCCAGCATGGCGCATAAAACATGTAATCTTTTCAGTTACCTGCTTATGTGataaatatgttatatatatgGTCCCAACTCAAGATAAGTCAAATGATACCTGGTAAAGACCAAGTTATAAATTGGCCACCAAAGTACAATAGGTCCTACCACCATATAATGCCAGCCTATTTCAACACAACAGTTTAAAGGTACATAACATAAACTTAGAAAAGGACACACACCTGCCAGAGAGTTTTGCAGTCAAATTAATATGGTGTATGCTGCTGCAAATGTGTGTGTATACCCTTGTATCCCAGAGATTTGTGTTCAAAGATAAAACCATATTACCTTAGGACACAAATGCCTATGGGATACGGAAGAGGAATAGattcatataaaataacctTCAGTGAAGGTGGATTGAGAGAAGTTGGTCAATTTCTTGGTTAGAGGACGCAACACGAAAGatccttttgttttgttttatgtgCTTGAAAATTGGATCAATTTGCTACCAACcctttaattaatcaattaagagaagaaaaacaaaacaatcaattaattttttttgactTGATGAACCAAATACTTGTGCTTATCCTGCTTAAAATAAACCATTTGAGATTTCTGGTTCACGGTGTGTCCTTTCTACCCTTTCCAAAAGGGCACAAAATTTCATCCCTGTTGTTAttacaatcattttttttttctcccagaAAACTATTTCTTCATCAGACAATTTCGCAGGAATGGTAAAGTTTGTAACACTCAATGCCCTAACACGCGAAAATTTGCTAAATAAAGCCTGTTTAGCACTCTCTTGTTTAGTAACTGAAATGGAAATAATGCAATACATTAGTGAATAGATGGTCCATTAAAATCATGAGGGTTTTGAGAAACAGATAGAGAGATTCGCCCCCCTGTATTCTCTTTCTTGATAAAGACTCATGATCGTtccaaaaagacaaaaagaaaaacactaaaTCATTCACCGCGAATAATACATCAAATTTAGATGCAAGAAGTTcaaccaagaaaacaaaaaaccaacaaaagataTTGCCCTAATATTTTCCAGACAAAGCAAAATCATCTTGCATCGCAagatacatataaaaaaaatgcgaatatatcaaaaaaataaataaatgaacaacaaaaataaaccaAGCCCTATGTGAAATCAATTCAAAAGAACAAATCAAAGAACGAGAAATGATGATCAGATTAAGTAGAGGAGACCAACCAACTGAATTTTTTGTTATGCTGGGGAGCTTGAAGGGAGGTTATGCCCGCAACTCGAACCGCGGGTTTGAACTTGACGCCGACGACCGGAGTAGTGTAGGGAAGGGTCACATTCACTTTACATGTGAGGCTTTCGGATTCTTGCAAACCCATGTCAAAAACCTGGCATTCACGGCTTTCATCAACGCACACCACTCTCACTCTGCCTCAGAGACAGAAGAGAATGGGCTTATGCTTTATATAGAGTCCCTTTCGCTTCGGTCTATGACGCGAAGACAGGCATTTGTAGGAGGGGCAAAAGGGGAAATGCATTGGATTTAATTTACGGGGTGAATTCATTTTACCCCTCTTGCCTCACTTGATTCTATCCTCTACCATTTACGGCCCGCCGTTAGATCCTACCGTCAcgattttttcatttcttacaCACATGTTTATTACGTACTTAAATAGATATTGCATTTATTTTATCctctaattctttttattttttaattgttaatcaGGGATTTCAAGAAGCTTAGGGCTTGTCTAGAAacgttataaaaaatatttcttcaaaaaataatttttttaataatagtttctaaaaataaatttattaaaatgtttttcataaaaaaaaaaatttatgtgaaaaattaaaatgtttttaatatgttttgtttctatatattttttcaaatataatttttatctattatattttattttaaaatatgttgtatatttatataattatttttttaaatatttattaaaaataattggaatatattattagaaacatcgtttattttttagaatgagtTTTCGAAcgagtaaaaataattattttgtataattataattttttttaaaaattttgaaaggtagaaaataaaaatataactttacATACTGAATGTAAAttgtttgtttaaaattttgtatggAAGATAACCtacaaaataattcattatcTCAAAATGGGAGAGAGTTCATCCGGGGAAAATCAGGCGTTTGAAGATAGAGAGCCAACGGTCACTTTCTTCATAATTTcaatcaagttaaaaaaaaaacggtaAATTTAAAGTCTTGAAGAGGCGTTCGCTTTCTTGGCGACGGTCCAAGGATGTAATGGTCTTTCAAAATAATGAAGAGGGAAGGAAAAAGCGGAAAGGAGGGAGGAGGCCAAGAAGGCGGTTAGATGGGAGCGACCACGTAGAAGTACTTCTGTTTGGTTTCCGAGGAAGTATAGGAAAAGAAAgggacttaggtggtgtttggttTCCGAGGAAGTATAGGAAAAGAAAgggacttaggtggtgtttatttttttggctttttgttgaaagcaatttaattttaaaatttaggttgtttgtttttttactttttcattacttattataaactttttactaaataaaaaaagtcaaaacatattgattttttttactttttaatacttaatagaataaaatactataaaaacaaacaacctaatatttaacactattaaacattaaggttctatttagaattaagtaaaaaaacaaacaccggatcaaaaaaaaaattcatacaagcTGAAGCTGGAATTCTAATTCATTGTTAACATTGTAGAGGAAGGGGAAATCATCAAAGACCTCATCTGGAGGGATAGAGTCTCAGATTCGACCCTGGATGTTGCCGCCTCGGTTAATGACTCTGATCAGGAGCCacttcaaatcaaatacattgaTAAAGAAGATGACGGATGAAGTCCTGCCAAAATCGGTAGTAGGGGATAAAATTTCAAGacagtaagaaaaaataaaaaataaatttatatatatttttaaaataataaaaaaagatataattataatttgatattaataaataaataaataaaatgaatgcttctgtataaaataatataaaatataaattggtTCGAGTATATTCAACTTGTCTAAACTTCGGTCAAAATCTAactcaaattgaatttttattgaaaaaatttagTTCTCGCATCGAAATAGTGTTTTACCTCTGAATGTCCAGTCAACTGTTACATGTCAATGCATTTCAGTAAAAACCGGCTACAACTcatatgttgatttttcaacATTTGTGGATTCAGACTTCCAATTAGTTTCACCCAAAGTTTATTTTGGTTATGGATTGATCACCAAAATTTAGGTTCATAAGTAGTAACAATTGTCCTATAAAAACTTATACTATTCTAATGGGTTCGTTAACCAAACCACTACTTATGAGTCATCACGTGTTTAAAGTCCCATTAAATctaaattaaatgttaaaaaggaTTACTTTAAAATTCTGGATGAAGTTAGGTTAACTCGATCAATTTGCACTCGTAACATCAATTGATGAAATATTATtaccaaatgaagaaaaataatctccatattttaaaattgtaaatataacctcaaatataccaaaatatcctctctctctctctctctatatatagatagatagtgAGAGAGAGTTTAATGGAgagtatttttgtcaaaaaaaaaaaaaaaaatctctcatttTGAAAAAGTGGAGGC is drawn from Vitis riparia cultivar Riparia Gloire de Montpellier isolate 1030 chromosome 18, EGFV_Vit.rip_1.0, whole genome shotgun sequence and contains these coding sequences:
- the LOC117907719 gene encoding carbon catabolite repressor protein 4 homolog 1-like isoform X1, which encodes MGLQESESLTCKVNVTLPYTTPVVGVKFKPAVRVAGITSLQAPQHNKKFSWYREKITCSVHHLQLATIQCMSCVALDMPVRESYYCSKQCFLDLWPQHKARHCLAAESVSKASNDCYSLMGRLRSSGSWTGFGIGSIFVESETLVEREGKTWIKVGSSETYVPSMDDFGFCLMFESLAIDCSLGFPLSEIKSIMTDPVIIPPHPCPRHMIQIQHLKEPRNIVFESQSSNADTFSVLSYNILSDIYASRNAHVKCPGWALAWEYRRKNLLLEITGYDADIICLQEVQSDHFENYFKPKLTKRGYSVTYKKKAMQVYTANQFISDGCATFFRHDRFKEIIKYELEFDKTALSVVEGLEPDQRTQGQIRLMKGNIALVIILERVENGSSLGAFQPRICVANTHIYANPNLPDVKLCQVASLVKGLEKIAQSQIPLLICGDMNSLPGSDPHKFLVTGRICPVSSKETADPLGIYNLLKLQHSIPLVSAYSSLLCSGRVKEDEKKKMNQETKEPVFTNLSGGNSSTLDYIFHTENDLEVEGLLELLNSETVGDALPSALWSSDHIALMANFRFKQAFCREPHSPPPQNPWHQAAPLS
- the LOC117907719 gene encoding carbon catabolite repressor protein 4 homolog 1-like isoform X3 encodes the protein MGLQESESLTCKVNVTLPYTTPVVGVKFKPAVRVAGITSLQAPQHNKKFSWYREKITCSVHHLQLATIQCMSCVALDMPVRESYYCSKQCFLDLWPQHKARHCLAAESVSKASNDCYSLMGRLRSSGSWTGFGIGSIFVESETLVEREGKTWIKVGSSETYVPSMDDFGFCLMFESLAIDCSLGFPLSEIKSIMTDPVIIPPHPCPRHMIQIQHLKEPRNIVFESQSSNADTFSVLSYNILSDIYASRNAHVKCPGWALAWEYRRKNLLLEITGYDADIICLQEVQSDHFENYFKPKLTKRGYSVTYKKKAMQVYTANQFISDGCATFFRHDRFKEIIKYELEFDKTALSVVEGLEPDQRTQGQIRLMKGNIALVIILERVENGSSLGAFQPRICVANTHIYANPNLPDVKLCQVASLVKGLEKIAQSQIPLLICGDMNSLPGSDPHKFLVTGRICPVSSKETADPLGIYNLLKLQHSIPLVSAYSSLLCSGRVKEDEKKKMNQETKEPVFTNLSGGNSSTLDYIFHTGIPDIYLSCCRGLSFSPIGIHSMYDFAAKFALPHTNCIVSI
- the LOC117907719 gene encoding carbon catabolite repressor protein 4 homolog 1-like isoform X2, producing the protein MGLQESESLTCKVNVTLPYTTPVVGVKFKPAVRVAGITSLQAPQHNKKFSWYREKITCSVHHLQLATIQCMSCVALDMPVRESYYCSKQCFLDLWPQHKARHCLAAESVSKASNDCYSLMGRLRSSGSWTGFGIGSIFVESETLVEREGKTWIKVGSSETYVPSMDDFGFCLMFESLAIDCSLGFPLSEIKSIMTDPVIIPPHPCPRHMIQIQHLKEPRNIVFESQSSNADTFSVLSYNILSDIYASRNAHVKCPGWALAWEYRRKNLLLEITGYDADIICLQEVQSDHFENYFKPKLTKRGYSVTYKKKAMQVYTANQFISDGCATFFRHDRFKEIIKYELEFDKTALSVVEGLEPDQRTQGQIRLMKGNIALVIILERVENGSSLGAFQPRICVANTHIYANPNLPDVKLCQVASLVKGLEKIAQSQIPLLICGDMNSLPGSDPHKFLVTGRICPVSSKETADPLGIYNLLKLQHSIPLVSAYSSLLCSGRVKEDEKKKMNQETKEPVFTNLSGGNSSTLDYIFHTGIPDIYLSCCRGLSFSPIGIHSMYDFAAKFALPHTNCIVSIWKPDTSLDLYRR